The Zonotrichia albicollis isolate bZonAlb1 chromosome 21, bZonAlb1.hap1, whole genome shotgun sequence genome segment TCAATCTGgggcagcaggactgggaaATTTGGAAATTATCAAGAACTGAGGGGGGGAGCAGAGTGGGGCCCGGCCTTCCTATCCCTCCACCTGCATGGAGCATGGAATATCTGTTCTCTGTGGGCCTGGGGGGCATTGATGACCCAAACTCTGGTGCCTAAAAGCAGGATTAACTCTGGTTTCCTCTCTCTGGAGGCTCAACGCCTTCGTGCTGTTCCTGTGTGAGGCCCCTTTCTGCTGCCAGTTCATCGAGTTCGCCAACGCCGTGGCCGCCAGGGCCGACCGGCTGCGGGCCTGGCAGAAAGCAGCTTTCTACTGCAGGTGAGGATGCTCCTGAGGGCTCATGGTGGGCACACCCGGGGAAAGAacacccctgcagcccctggggagcggggccctgctctgagggctgCCCCTGTCTTGCAGCATGGCCGTGTTCCCCGTCATACTCAGCCTGACGCTGACCACGCTCCTGGGCAACGCCATCGCCTTCGCCACCGGCGTGCTCTACGGAATGTCAGCCCTAGGAAAGAAGTAAGAGAGGTTCAGGTgctcagggagggcagggaagggggagatggagctccagagctgccccatctgcctCCCTAAGGCTCTGCTTTGCTGGTGCACAAACCGTGCTGAGGTGTGAGCGTGGATCATTCCACATTCTCCTTCATGGCAGAGAAAATCTCCGTCACCTCAGGGCCCTGTGAGGGGAGGTCATGGGGGCTGCTGAAGCTCTGAGTTTTGGGGGTTCTGAGGGTCCCAcccttcttccctgtgagggaaggccctgggggctgctgAAGCTTTGAGTTTTGGGAGTTGTGAGGGTCTCACCCTTCTGCCCTGTGAGGGaaggccctgggggctgctgAAGCTTTGTGTTTTGGGAGTTGTGAGGGTCCCACCCTTCTGCCCTGTGAGGGAAGGTTCTGGGGGCTGCTGAAGCTTTGAGTTTTGGGGGTTCTGAGGGTCCCACCCTTCTGCCCTGTGAGGGAAGGTTCTGGGGGCTGCTGAAGCTCTGAGTTTTGGGGGTTCTGAGGGTCCCACTCTTTTGTCTGCAACTGTTGGGTGGATGGGCCCAGCTTTGGGGGTTGGGGAGGGCCAGCAAGTGTGGTTTGACCCCTGGAATCCCTTGGCACGgagaggcagccccagctgggacagtcccTGCCATGCCCACGCTGTCCCTTGTCCTCACAGGGGAGATGCCATCTCCTACGCCCGCATccaccagcagcagaagcagatgGATGAAGAGAAGCTGACGGGGAGCCTGGAGGGACAGGCTCTCTGAAGGACACGAGCTCTGGGTGGCATCTCCTGGACATGGTGAAGATGTGGAAATCTGCTGTGCCCCTCCCTCTGTCCTCTCGGCGCCCTGCTACACCACGATGTCCCTGGACACTGCAGCAAGTGGGAATctcaggggctggggcaggctgtgtcCTCTCCTCACACCAGCAGCCAGACCTCAGCACgtctctccttctctcctcagcTCTCAACCCAAACAGTGCccctattttttaatattttcttttctttttgctgcaGAGGTGCTGGCTCTCTGAGTGCTGCTTTCACAACTTTCacaaccttttatttttttcctggactGCCCTGTGGATGGGTGAGGAGGGACAGAGGACCTGCCAGTGCAGGTTCCATGTGTTAGGAACACTCCCTGGGATGGCCCTTCCCAGGTACAACACCTAAAACCCCCTGGTGCTTAACCTTGGTCTTCCACTGTTTTAATTATGGGACCAGGCACTGGAGGCATCGCTGCACAGGAAAGGATTTCCAGAAAAACTCATCTAAAGATAAAATCCATCTCTTCAAgggagctgccagagctgctgggcagaTCCTGAGGCCTCCAAAGCACAGTCCCTGCTTCCTCTGGATACAACTACAGGCAGCGACTGCCATTTACTTGAATTATAAGAATTAATTACTTTGTCTTAATAAGGGCACTTTTCTTAAGCTTCACTCTTCTACTGGGGCAGAAGGGAAACAATATTTTCTGTACCTCAGCTGAAAAGGATGTTGTTTCTTGAGCCAAGTGGGATTTTTTGCTGGTGTGAGGGTCACTGATGAGCAGGAACATTCCTGCCTTGTGAGCCTGGGACTCTGCATCCCTCTGTGAAGGGACCTGCTCTGCTTGCCTGCTCTTTGGGATTGTGGTTTTTGCATCAATCCTGAGCTGGTTTTGTATGGGAAGGTGGCACAACTTCCCTGTGCAAACAGAGAGAAGGCTGCACCATTTCAGTGTGGACAGCTGGGATGTTTTACTTTGCTATTCCAGGCTCTTTCTGTGGTTTTCACATtgtattttctgtttgctttgtaCCATGCAGTACAAAACTGCTCACTAAGTCCAGATCCCCCTCTTCTCATCCCAGTTTGTCCTGgggattttaatttatttgatttttatatggttgctttttgttttgattaGGAAAAAGGGGAATAATTTATTTCTAGTTATTTAAGTACTTTAATGGGACTCATTTTCTCTGGATATAGGAGAAAGGAGTGCTCTGTTTTCTGTCCTTCACAGGGCTGCCTCATTTCACCAGGGGTCTCTGaacccagggacagccctggctgctgcaaaaTCCAATTTCAGCCTTCAGAGTGTTTCTCAGATTCTTCAAAAAAAGTGTGTTGTCCTTTGACCCCTTTGTTGTCTTCTGGGCCACAAACTTGACAAACTGTGTTTTCCCCTTCTTCTGggagagagaaggaggaaaacTGGGCTGTAACTGCTGGACTGGGACAGCCACCAGCACTGTGTGTCCCAGTTTGAGTCCTTGGGTACAGAGGGCTTGTGCTGTGCTCTGAGAAATGCTGCTGGAGGCTCagtgctgtctgtctgtcagagGGGTCTGTCCGTGCTGAAAACTCTCCTCTAGCCCTGCCCTTCCTCAAGCTGCTGGctcctgtgagctgctgcttcttccctggagctcagagctgtgagGATTCCAGGATTTCCTGGATGTGGGCACCCTTTTTGTGCAAAGCCCCTTCCCCCCACCTTTGAACTGGGATTGCTCCAACACCCCTTGTCTggggtgcagagcaggcacCACCAGCCTGGATTTTTCCATAAAGGAAGATTTTTTCCCTCaaagttgtgctggtttggagcccccagcccttgGCTGATCCCTGGTGCCATGTAGGAGGAATGGGGGGTattcctgagggaaaaaatTCTGGGTGCAGCaagggcagagccctgcctcaGGAATGGGCACAGGCTTTGATTTCAGGGGGGTGTGGGGAGTTCTGTAGTGTTTAGTAGAGGAATGTTGCAGACTGATGCATGTCAATGTCTCTGGTAGTGGCAGCTTTGCTCTGTGAGTAGTTCTGCAGTAGCTTTAGTGTCAGGAGGCCAAAGGCAAAGCAGAGCTCAAGGGCTGAGATttccagggtgctctgagggagcacagagctggtgggACCCTCATCTGCCTCTCCTCCTGCAtggtccctgtggctggggcaggtgggtgctgctccagggcacCTGCAGGGCCCACTCTGCTCCTTGGCACTGAGGCAGGAGACCCAGCAGTGCTGTCACAGTgttctgtggcagcagggtgtggccctggggctgaggcaaGGGAGAAATGTGCATCAATCTGCCACCATGAGAGGGTGGCAAAGCTCAGTGAGCTGAATATGGGCCTCAAGGACTCCCCTGACTGAGCTGGCCTGGAGCCTTTGGCCACAGTGCTTGAAGTGTCTGTGCTGCCTCCACTGGAGGTGTCTCAGATCCATATTCCAAGGGTGGTGACTCCTACAGGGTCCTGTCTGGAGTGGGGACCCTTGGGAATTTTGGctgtctgctgcagcaggaaccaAGCCAGATGCTGCCAGACAGGCTTGGTGACAGCACCCTGGCTTGTAAGAGCTGTAGTGACAACAGTGGATGGTCTCACCCCCATGTGGGCCTGTTTGGTGGAGATAGGAAGGAGCTTTAGAGTAGAGTAGCATCCCAGTAGTTAATGCCAGTGCATGGTGCTTGTTAGTTGTGTTTAGAGGCATCTGTGGGGTGCTTGGAGCTGTGTGAGGACAAATGAGGTTCAAACCCTGCTCTGGAGGTTTCACAGGCTCAACCCAACCCCTGCTGAGGGCATCCAGAAGGGATGGCGGATCCAGaggggctctgtggggcagggtctgctctACAGGCCTTGGAAAGAAGAAGATGTGAGGGCTCAGGGGGTGACACGCTGAGGACAGAGCTGGAAGGACCCCTGGGGAGCAGTGGCCTGTCACACACCAGTCACCAGGGCAGGTTTGTGCACTGTGCCACTCTTCCATGCCTCTGCCACTCATGTGtggcagctctgtgtcccatgGGGCGTgaagagcagggcagagctcgCTGCTCTGTAACACCCATGATTCTCTATGTGTGCAGTGAATGAAAACACCACTCTACCTCTGGAAAGAGCCACTGTGATTTCTCACACTCCAAATGTTGTAGCAAAAGCCCTGGGACTCGCTCTGCTGGAGGAAGGAGGTCACTCAGAAAATGCTCCTCCAGTGGGGTTCTCTCAGGAGCTGGAGTCCAACCTCGTTTCCTAGTGGGGCATTTCCTCCTTAGGCTGAGCCCTGAGAAGCTCAATTCATCTctgtcatttttttcctcaggaaaaaacATCCACTGTCTTCAGGGAAGGGTTTCACTGAAGTGAAGGTATCAAGAGCTGGTCCCTAGCCATGTGAGAAAGAGAATGCTCGAGCTCAGGGCTGCCAGAAATCCTGATCTTCAGAAAGTCAGTGGAAACCAGAGGCTCTTGAGACCTCTTGTAGTCAGGCCATGCTTAGAAAAAGTTGTGTTCCAGCCAGGGCTGAACATCTTTCTGGAAAAGGGTCTCAGCAGCAAAAGGTAGGCTTAATACtgaatgttttctgtgttttttatttTGGCCCACCACTCTCCCTCTGTCCTAAGCTGTTTTAAATTAATGCTGTGATAAAGCACATCTTCTCCTAGGTGATTTCTCatctcctgctgcaggagatcAGAATGGCAGCTGGCACATCTGGAGGGCTGGCTCAAACATGCTGTTTTACCCCCTGCTTCCTCAGGACAGCCGGCTGAATGTCCCAGGAATAGCCCTTGGGGTGCCAAGTGCATTTCAAGATATTGGACAAATGCTTGGGCAcatcctgtcccagctcagcctTGTGCCTCTGCCCTTTTGGGAGGAGTCAGGCTGGACTGAGCGAGGCCATTTGTTCCTCACAGCCATAACCACCTCCTGCAGCCGTGTTTTACCTCGGGTTAGctctaaaaaataattataaaaggTTCTTAATCTTGCAGGACACACAGGAAAGGGGTAAGACTGATTTGCTACTAACTATGCAGTTGAAATCTCAAAGTGATGGAGGTGGAGGCACATCCACCTCCCTCTTTGTGTGGTGGGAAGGACTCACCCCAGCACAAAGTGTTGTCAGTACTCACTGTGTCTTTCCCACAGGGAATCACTTGCACTACAGCTGGATGTTTGTCTGTTCCCACTCTTTTGTCCTGGGTTTTCTTTGTGAACTGTATTTGGTCTTGTTCATTAGGCTTCTAGTGTAATGTGTGTTTTTAGAGCAATAAAATGTGGCAGCTTTTTATACAAATGATCTGTCTCTGCCTCTTTCACAGTCCTTGAGTGcctgacactgctctggggagctgcaggctgctgtgctccccttggcccagtcctgctctgcctctcccatCCCTCCCTTCTCTGCAAATCAAGGCAATGTCCTGCAGTTGGAGGCAAAACTGTTTTATTCTTGCAGCTACATGATGAGCTTTTGCTGTAAACTCAGCTCCAGCCAAGCCCTCAGACTCTCAGGCTGCTGATGAAAGGGCAACCACAGTCTCCTGCCCACACTGTTATTCTTCCAGGACACCTTCatctccagcctggccctgctggtgaCCTGCTCCCATCCCAAGGGTTGACAGGAGGAGAAGGTAAAGTTCCAACTGGCAGCTTCTACAGCCAGAGCAAGGTGATCACTGCTGCCCCTTCCTGTCCCACAGGGAGCTCCAGCCTCCACTTCCAGCAGCACAAGTTTGCTTCGCCCTCAGCCTGGGCAAGGGCAGCTCCTACCTCAGGAAGGACCTCCTGCCAGTCCTGAAAAAGGCCTCAATCTGCTCCAGGGACCTGCCTTTGGTTTCAGGGACACAGCAGCCTGTGAATAAGATGTTCCCAGCATTGATGACAGCGAAGAACAGGAAGGGCACCTCGAGGCCGAAGGCATTCTGGAAAGGAGCAGAAAGCAGCTGTGAGCTGgtgcagagaggggctgggaggggctgctGGACACCCCCAGGCAGTACCCACCACGACTGGGAGGAAGAACTGGGTCAGGGTGAAGGCTGTCAGCCAGCTCACAAGCACACAGAGGCCTGAGGCGACCCCACGGGCTTTGAGAGGGAGAATCTCCGACATCAGCAGCCAAGTGATGGGGCCCCAGCCCATGGCATAACCTGCAGGGGCGAAGAGGAGGGGGTCAGGCCTTGAAGATCACTGAGGAGTGCAGAAGAACCCTGAGCAATCACTATGCCTCCCATTCATGTCATTCCTCATGCCACCTTTCTTGCTCTTCCAGGGACATCTGCCTTCCTTCCCCCTCCAACCCCAATCTCCTGGCTCCACATCACCCTGCCTTGGATGAGAAACACCCTCCCCTGGCTGGTGGCCAGTCCTGTAGCTCTCTGCACCTACCCATGATGAAGAACATGGTTGCCAGGAGGGGGATGAGGGTGATGTAGTTTgttggctcagcagggaggttggCAGAGCTCGCCAGGGTGGTGTTGGCCACGGTGCCGTTGTGTGCACAAGCTGGCTCAAAGTAGATGTAGAGTCCCATGGTCAGGTTGGAGACCAACATGACACCAGCTGTggagagaggcagcagcacagtgagAATGAGGGGTGAGTGCTTCCTCTcctgggaatgcctctgctgagGAGCTGAAGCACCACCAAGGGAAAAAGACCTCCCTGCCTCCCTTTCTGAGCCCTGTAGGGCTGAAATTTCCACTCCTGCACACTTGCAGAGCTCCTGGAAATCCTTCAATAGGAGCTTCCCTTGGGAACACAGTGGGAGAAGTAGAGAGAGCCATACCTGATACAAACAGGAGAATCTTCCTGCCAGCTTTGTCCATGGACACAGCAGCGATGACCACCGCGGACAGACGCACCAGGCCAACCAGAGCTGCATCATACTCTGCTTTCTGCAAAAAACCCACGGGGAAGCTGAGCTGAGGAAAGGGACAAGTGCCTACAGCTGCTGAGGGCTTGGCCAAGGCTGTTCCCCCAGTAGGAGACTGGAGATGATGAACCTGAACTCAGAGGAGAAGCAGGGACACAGTGGGGCCAGTCCTGCTCCCCATCCTCCCTCAGCCTTTTGCAGGGCAGATCCTTTGAAGAAAGGGTTTTATGTCTGTAGGAAAGTGGGAGCATTGGGCAACCCTCACTGAAGGCCCAGGCAgcctgagcaggagctgaaaCCCAGGGCTCACCAGGATGACAGATGTTTTGTTGAATATTGGCTGCAGGTACACGAGGATGCAGGTGACccctgagagctgctgcaggaacctCATCAGCCCTGAAATCAGGATGGGCTTGTAAAGAAAGGGGTCCTTGAGCTCAGCACAGGAAACCCGACGGCTCTGAGGGGCACAAAGGCAGAAACACAAAGTGAGAACCTCTGGGAGCCATGTGGCATCCAGAGGGTGGCTCAGGAGTCACCCAGGAGATGGATTTTGCAGTTTTCATGTTATTTCTGCCCATGCAGAACTTCCTCACCTGCTTCCTCACGCTGTCCTTGATCTGCTCGTACTCCCGGGCATAATCTGTGTCCTGACCCctcagccagcacagggagcccagggcctcctcctccttgccctgggagagcaggaacCGGGGCGAGTTGGGCAtgaagcagagcaggaggacCATGGCAAGCACCGGCACCTCCCCGGCCACGGCCAGCCAGCGCCAGTCCAGgaccagccctgccagagcagcacagttAGGGGAAAACCACTCAGGAATGGGTGTCCTTGCCTTGCCTCCACCTGAGCACCCCAATGATTTCATTTAAtaaacacagcaggaaaaaaagtaataacaaaaaatatattttgaatgtATTCACTCCTGTtacagcagcatttccagcagtATCATATGGGGAAATTCCAGCAAATATGAGAGTATCCAGCAAGATCCTGCCACAACCAGGGCATGTGCTGGCAGATGATGCACAGGGATATCATTGTGTGCTACCCTTGAGCCCTGGCAAAATCTCAGGACCTGAATCTGTGGGCACAGTGATGGCCACAGGTCCACATGGGCTATGGATTCATCCCTCAGGGCACACACACCAGGGTAAGGGGCATGAATGACCTGTCCAGCCCCCTCAGCACAGCTGTTCTGGTGGGTACAAGGGGAACAAGCCCTCACCTGCTGAgaaggttgtttattttaagCCCCCCCTCCCCACAGTGTTGCCCTGGCCACTGGGACACCACTGAGATACTTACCCAGAGCGTACAGGACgagggagcccagcactgccatgaTCTGGGGACAGGCACCCAGCATCCCCCTGACCCCCGGGTGGGAGATCTCCGAGATGTAAacctgcacagggacagcacacactTCACAGAGCTGCAACATCCCCTTGTCACCCACTGCTCCTGCCCTCTGTCACCTCACTGTCACACCCTGTGACCAGAGGAAACCCAAATTGCTGGGGAATTGCCCTCTGAGGGTGGGGACCTGATGGGTTCTGCTGCTTCTGGCCAGAGGAGGGACAGCCTGGCCGGCAGCGCCGCTTCCCTCCTTCCCCCGGTGTGGGAGAAGTGCTCCAGTGGCTCCGTTACTGGAAAGAGGTGCCCTGGTGTTACTCAACCCCTGCCTTCCCCTCTGTGTGAAACACGAGCCTGCTGTTCGGGAGGAAATAActgctgggaggagcaggggctgaggaCCTGCCTTGTCTTTCCTGCGGGCGAGGAAATCCAGCACCAACAGCGGGTacaccctccccagccctggtgctgcatcctccccatccccactcgcccagacacagctctggggctctgctggtgCCTTCAAAAAGCAGCGGGGTGCCCCAGCATCATCCCCCGGGGTCATCCGGGGCACCACAGCACCTGCTGCCCTGCAACCCACagcccacccacagcacccccagcccatccagagcacctcctgccctgcaTCCCCCTGCCCATCCACAGCATCCTCTGCCCATCTACAGCACCTCTTGCCCTGCATTCCCCTGCCCATCCAACCCTCCTGCCCTGCATTCCCCTGCCCATCTACAGCCCCTTCTGCCCCGCATTCCCCTGGCACATTACCGGGATGGAAGCAGAGGTCACTCCGCCGGCGTAGCCCgtcagcacccggcccagcagcagcatccagagGCCCTGGGCTCCGGCCAGCAGCGCGTACCCCAGCGCCGAGGGCAGAGCCGAGAACATGATGCTCAGCTTGCGGCCCAGGCAGTCGTTGAGCAGCATCGTGCTgagcccgcccgccgccgctcccAGGGTGAACACCGACTGTGGGGCATGTGGAGAGAGGGGCTGAGTGAGCCTGGCATCCCCCCGGGcatccctggctctgcccccatcctgccccagctccttATGACCCCTCCTGTGTGAGCCTGGCATccccctgggcatccctggctctgccccatcCTGATCCCCAGCTCCTTATAATCCTTCCTGTGTAAGCCTGGCACCCCCCGGGCACCCCCTGGCTCTGCCCGCACCCTGGCCGGGATAACCCCCCTCCTTACCCCGAACCAGGGCGCTGTGTGCTGGTCCAGCCTcagcgcagggctgggatgagccTCCAGGGCAGGGATGACGGGGGAGGGATAAACCAGGGCGAAGCCGAAGCTGAAGTTGCCCAGGACAGCGGCAAACACGGCCAGGTAGAGCCGCTTGTTGTGCAGGCTCCTGGGGgaggcacagagggacagggacgtGTTGGGTGCCAGCAGAAACTCAAACCCTGCTTCCCCCAGCCTCTGGTGACAGCCACGgagggattttcctggggaatggctctgcacagccccaggctggtGGGGTTTCTCTGTGCTACTCTGTCAGAGCttctctctgtgccagccagtTTTCAGGGGGTTCAACAAAGCGAGaaaagcagaggctggagctgggtgGCACCACGGACCCAGTGGCAGCTGGTTCATCCCAGCAGAGCAAGGAAAAAGTTCTTGCAAAGCCCCTGTGCCCTCAACAGGACCTCTTGCCCCCAAAAGAATCACACAAACCCATCAGGCTTCCAAGTGGGCTCCTCCAGCCACCTTGGGCAGGATGGGATCCCATCCCAAAGCAATGGCAGGAATTTGGAACAGCTCTTcgcccagctcccccagcccactgCCCTCGGGATGGGGGACACAGCCCAACCTCTGCCCACCTTGCTCCTCACCTCAGGTACTCCTTGTCGAGcctcctggcagtgccctcGGGGAAGGTGTGGTACGAGGAGCTCGTTTTCCTCACCAGGGGCTCTCggtccctgctctccatggctgtgcagggctctgctgctgctgctgctgctctcggGGCggatgctggggctgcccaggggaagaggaagaagaggcacTGAAAATGAAAGGGGAGAGGCTGCCTGGCATTGCCTAATCACAGAAATCTGTGCCTCGTGGGCTTACACCCTGCTGCCCCTCAGCAGGAAACTGGGGGGGCCGGAAAACCAGCAGGAGGAGAGCCAGGGGTGACAGTGATGGTGACAGTGATGGTGACAGAGATGCCCTGCAGTCttcaccctgcccagccccacagacaccaacccctcccactgcagggatGGTCCTCACAGAGCTGGATTCACCAGCAGAAACATCTCCCCTTGCTAAGGCCACGTCTCTCCCACTGAGGAACTGGTACCAGTCAGACCGGCCCAGTGCTGCCTCTATTTACAGGGGAAAATTCCATCTGggggagcccccagagccaccctAGGAAAGGGTTTCCAGTGTGGAACAGAGGTGGGGAAGAGGCAGgagaggaaagcagagggaggTGAACaagggatgggcacaggagcaggggatggggatgaAGGGCAGTGATGAGGATGGAAATGCGAGAGCAGCATCTCTGCCACAATGGGTGGGCCCAGGCTGCCCATGGGTGGATTTTCTCTCTCACCCtgctcccctcagcccctcagggctttGTGGACACTGTTGTGCTGGGACATCTGCAGGTCCAAAGGGCTTTATCTGTGTCTTGCTAGCTCTGAACACAAAGCCACTTGGATTTAATTAGCAAAAGCTCTATTTCCCCAAACTACCAAAGTGCTGCTCTTGTTTCCATCATTCCCCTTGGCCCCTGGTGCTTTTTGGAAGACATGGATGGTTTCTGCACCCCAAGCCCATGTTGGGGGTGCAGTGACACCTCAGGAACTGCTGTGTCTGTTCTGTGCAAGCTGGTTCTGCTTCTGCAGCCACCCAGAGCTGCCTTGTCTGTCTGATCCTGCAGGGGATTTACAGCTGACTCAGGCACTCGGGGCTCTGATTTCCCCAAAGGAAGAAAGGTCATGGCctggggggacagaggggtgGGCAGGACAGCTCATCCAAAAAATTTACAGCTCTTTGTTGGTCTGAGCAGGGAGGTCACAACAGACCTGGGGCTGGTCCCTGTGCCCTTCCATCAGCAGGCACCAGCAGTTTCCTCCCTCGCTTGCACTTTGCTCCATGAATTTGGGCTGGCTTCCACTTCATGATTTTGCAGCATCCATCCCTGAAACACAGAGGGTTCTCCAGTTTCTGTGCAGATTTGTCAACTGCTTCAAGCAGGAAATTACTTTGTGTCTTGAAAACCCTCCAAGCACCTGTAACTCTGGGAAGGggagctgctgtctgtgctgctcttggctcggggctcagcccctggctgctctgtccctgagtgtcccctgaGGGAAGGAGTCCCTCGAGCATGGTGGAACAACTTGCACCACATCCTCCCTCTgctcagtggttttttttttttttaataaaagtgcATTTTTGGTATGGAATAAAGGATCCACCACCTTGTCCCAGATCTCCCTGACCGGCTGTGCGTCCCTCCAAGCCAGAAAGGGGTGGGTGAGGTGAGAGCAGACTCAGTGGCAGGGCTGTCTCTGGTGGGCCGTGCTTGGCCATCCTCACACGGCAGTGGCTCCTGCTGTCTGCAGCCAATACCAGCTCCAGGGTGGACAGGGGAGGGCTGAGGTGCCCACTTTGGGAAAGCAGAGCAACCCCTGGCTGATTAAAGGGCAATCTGGTTTTGTTGAGAGCTGTTGGCTGCCTCGGCTCAGTGATGCATTGCTCCAGCTCCCCAGGACCTTCCTCCCCCCCCAACAGCTGGGAGATAGATCACGAACATATGCAAAAAAATAACCAGCATCAAAGCCACTTGGCAACTCAACGAACCCAATTCATAAATTAATTTCTATCCCTCTTGTAAGGGAGAAATCAGTCACTCCTCAGGGCTATCCATCTCTATCGCTCATCTGGCCACATCCTTTCATAAATCTTGCTGTGAGTCTGAGCTGGTGAGTGCTGGACCAGGATGGAGGAATGCCTGGTGTCTGTGCTGGgttggggcagccccagggctggggcaaggATGGTTCTCTCTGCATCCCCCCATCctgaggctggagcagagctggagtttTGCAGTGTGGTGCTGCTTtgtgggtgatttttggggagtGTGGTTCCTGTTGAGGAGCCAGCAGGGTGGTGCAGAGGTGAAATGATGAATTATTTCCTTGCACATCAGCGTGTGCTGGGTTGGCAGAGCCATGCAGGAGGTggctggtggctgctggggACGCGTGGGGTGAAGGTGGGTGCTCGCTGGGGTCTGGCCTGGTG includes the following:
- the SLC2A6 gene encoding solute carrier family 2, facilitated glucose transporter member 6 gives rise to the protein MESRDREPLVRKTSSSYHTFPEGTARRLDKEYLRSLHNKRLYLAVFAAVLGNFSFGFALVYPSPVIPALEAHPSPALRLDQHTAPWFGSVFTLGAAAGGLSTMLLNDCLGRKLSIMFSALPSALGYALLAGAQGLWMLLLGRVLTGYAGGVTSASIPVYISEISHPGVRGMLGACPQIMAVLGSLVLYALGLVLDWRWLAVAGEVPVLAMVLLLCFMPNSPRFLLSQGKEEEALGSLCWLRGQDTDYAREYEQIKDSVRKQSRRVSCAELKDPFLYKPILISGLMRFLQQLSGVTCILVYLQPIFNKTSVILKAEYDAALVGLVRLSAVVIAAVSMDKAGRKILLFVSAGVMLVSNLTMGLYIYFEPACAHNGTVANTTLASSANLPAEPTNYITLIPLLATMFFIMGYAMGWGPITWLLMSEILPLKARGVASGLCVLVSWLTAFTLTQFFLPVVNAFGLEVPFLFFAVINAGNILFTGCCVPETKGRSLEQIEAFFRTGRRSFLR
- the CACFD1 gene encoding calcium channel flower homolog; amino-acid sequence: MSSQDEQLPAAAAAAEAPEAAAADEGMTWWYRWLCRIAGVIGGMSCAISGLWNCVTINPLNIAAGVWMMLNAFVLFLCEAPFCCQFIEFANAVAARADRLRAWQKAAFYCSMAVFPVILSLTLTTLLGNAIAFATGVLYGMSALGKKGDAISYARIHQQQKQMDEEKLTGSLEGQAL